The following are encoded together in the Bos mutus isolate GX-2022 chromosome 3, NWIPB_WYAK_1.1, whole genome shotgun sequence genome:
- the PODN gene encoding podocan, producing the protein MAQGWALLLLLLLPRQLGVVLAVRAPGFGRSGARSLSPEENEFSEEEPVLVLSPEEPGRGPATIGCPRDCACSQEGVVDCGGIDLREFPGDLPEHTNHLSLQNNQLEKIYPRELSRLHRLETLNLQNNRLTSRGLPEEAFEHLTNLNYLYLANNKLTLAPRFLPNALISVDFAANYLTKIYGLTFGQKPNLRSVYLHNNKLADAGLPDNMFNGSSNVEILILSSNFLRHVPKHLPPALYKLHLKNNKLEKIPPGAFSELSNLRELYLQNNHLTDEGLDNETFWKLSSLEYLDLSSNNLSRVPAGLPRSLVLLHLEKNAIRSVDADVLTPIRSLEYLLLHSNQLRAQGIHPRAFQGLKRLHTVHLYNNALERVPSGLPRRVRTLMILHNQITGVGRDDFATTYHLEELNLSYNRITSPRVHRDAFRKLRLLRSLDLSGNRLHTLPPGLPRNVHVLKIKRNELVALARGALAGMAQLRELYLTGNRLRNRALGPRAWTDLSGLQLLDIAGNQLTEIPGGLPESLEYLYLQNNKISAVPANAFDSTPNLKGIFLRFNKLAVGSVVESAFRKLKHLQVLDIEGNFEFGDVSKDRGRLEKEEEEEDDDEEEEEERR; encoded by the exons ATGGCCCAGGGCTGGgcgctgctgctcctgctgctattGCCGCGGCAGCTGGGAGTGGTGCTCGCCGTGAGGGCCCCAGGATTTGGCCGAAGCGGCGCCCGCAGCCTGAGCCCCGAAGAGAATGAATTCTCGGAGGAGGAGCCGGTGCTAGTCCTGAGCCCTGAGGAGCCGGGACGTGGCCCAGCCACCATCGGCTGTCCTCGAGACTGCGCCTGCTCCCAGGAGGGGGTCGTGGACTGCGGCGGCATCGACCTGCGCGAGTTCCCGGGGGACCTGCCCGAGCACACCAACCACCTGTCCTTGCAG AACAACCAGCTGGAGAAGATCTACCCCAGGGAGCTCTCCCGGCTGCATCGGCTAGAGACGCTGAACCTCCAGAACAACCGCCTGACTTCCCGAG GGCTCCCGGAGGAGGCATTTGAGCATCTGACCAACCTCAATTACCTGTACCTGGCCAATAACAAG CTGACCTTGGCACCCCGCTTCCTGCCAAATGCCCTGATCAGTGTGGACTTCGCTGCCAATTATCTCACCAAGATCTACGGGCTCACCTTTGGTCAGAAGCCAAACttgag GTCCGTGTATCTGCACAACAACAAGCTGGCGGACGCCGGGCTGCCGGACAACATGTTCAACGGCTCCAGCAATGTTGAGATCCTCATTCTGTCCAGCAACTTCCTGCGCCATGTACCCAAGCACCTGCCACCTGCCCTCTACAAGCTGCACCTcaag AACAACAAGCTGGAGAAGATCCCACCAGGTGCCTTCAGCGAGCTGAGCAACCTTCGTGAGCTGTACCTGCAGAACAACCACCTGACTGATGAGGGCCTGGACAATGAGACCTTCTG GAAGCTCTCCAGCCTGGAGTACCTGGATCTGTCCAGCAACAACCTGTCGCGGGTGCCGGCGGGGCTGCCGCGCAGCCTGGTGCTGCTGCACCTGGAGAAGAACGCCATCCGGAGTGTGGACGCGGACGTGCTGACCCCCATCCGCAGCCTCGAGTACCTGCTGCTGCACAGCAACCAGCTGCGCGCGCAAGGCATCCACCCGCGGGCCTTCCAGGGCCTCAAGCGGCTGCACACGGTGCACCTGTACAACAACGCGCTGGAGCGCGTGCCCAGCGGCCTGCCGCGCCGCGTGCGCACCCTCATGATCCTGCACAACCAGATCACCGGCGTCGGCCGCGACGACTTTGCCACCACCTACCACCTGGAGGAGCTCAACCTCAGCTACAACCGCATCACCAGCCCGCGGGTGCACCGCGACGCCTTCCGCAAGCTGCGTCTGCTGCGCTCACTGGACCTCTCCGGCAACCGGCTGCACACCCTGCCGCCTGGGCTGCCACGCAACGTGCACGTGCTGAAGATCAAGCGCAACGAGCTGGTCGCCCTGGCGCGTGGGGCGCTGGCCGGCATGGCCCAGCTGCGAGAGCTCTACCTCACCGGCAACCGGCTGCGCAACCGGGCCCTGGGACCCCGTGCCTGGACCGACCTCTCTGGTCTGCAG CTGCTCGACATTGCCGGGAATCAGCTCACGGAGATCCCTGGGGGGCTCCCAGAGTCGCTGGAGTACCTGTACCTGCAGAATAACAAGATTAGTGCCGTGCCCGCCAATGCCTTTGACTCCACACCCAACCTCAAAGGGATTTTTCTCAG